The genomic window TATTAAATTGCGTTTAGCAAGTATTCATAAACCAATTTAATAAAAAACCAACATGAAAAAATTACTTTACACATTAACTTTTTGCTCAAGCTTATTTTTAACGGCGCAAACTGCAGGCGTATTTTTAGGAGAAGGTGAAGACAATGGAAAATCGTTTACAATCGGAAGCGATGCATCTGTTGAAGCCATACAAAAAACAGCGAAAGATTACAACTCCAAAGATGTTGCTGCGCTAATGACTAATTACACAAAAGAATTTTCAGAAAAAGCAATGGACTGGTCAGTAGATTGGTTGGGTTCTATGGAAACAATTACGATGGATCCTTATATGATTGTCCCTGTGAAAATGGAAGGCTCAGAAAACACAATGGTGTTAACGTGGTCTACTGAAGACAGAGATTTTAAAGACGGTTCAAAAGAAGATTTAGACCTCATGGAAATCTTTACAGTTGACAAAGACAACAAAGTGACAGCATTTTCTCAATGGGTTCAAAGGTTGGAAACAAGTAACTTTGGCTTGAACTACGGTGGGAAATTCATCGGAGACGGTACTTCAGAATGGTCTGGAAGACCTTTGGTATTTTCAAACAGAGGCGAAGTTGAAGCGATCGAAACATTAGTTGCGGCTTATAATAACAGGGACGCAGAAGCCTGTAATGCAGTCTTTGCTGAAGGCGCAGAGTTTTTGGATTCAGAAGGAAATAAAATGACGTTAAACACTGAACTTTGGGATTCTATGTTTACAAGCTTTACAGAATTGTCATGGGAAGTGAAATCAATCGTTCCATTAAAAATTCAAAATACAGATACAGAATCTGGAGTGACTGTTTTTTCAAGAGAAAGAAGAGTTCATACAGACGGTACTGTTTGGGAAAAGGAACTCGTAGAATGGTTCTATTTCAATAAAGAAGGAAAAATTGCTAGAGCAACACAATACGAAAGAAGCTTGCCAAAAGAATAAGGGATTTAATTTTTTATAAATCTTAGAAAATAAATAAAATTTTAACTTATATAAACCCAATTCACCATATAGGTTGTATGTCAGAACACCTACTTATTTCACAACCAAAATGGAAATGCACTAAACGACTCCTTTATTTTTTACGCTAAAATGTGACGTCCTGAAATAGCGTTACAAAATTAATAAATTAAAGGTAGTGATTTTTTATCACTGCCTTTTTTGTTTTTATATTGTTTTCTTTTGATTGTATTTTGTTTATGCATTTGTTTAGGCGTTAACATATAATTTGATAAATGGGGTCTAAAATCATTATATATTTTTATTGAATTTTGCACCAATTTACCTTTAGTTTCAAGGTTAGTATCGTATTTATCAATATCAAATTCCTGCTTTAAAATACCATTTACACGCTCTGCAATTGCATTTTCATAAGGGTCATATTTCTCAGTCATACTTGGTTTAATATTGTTTACATCTAGTGTTTTTTGATATTCATTTGAACAATACTGTAGTCCTCTATCAGAATGATGAATAATAGGTTCTTTCGTATAGTTTCTGTTTTTTAGTGCCATCTCTAAAGCATTTAAAGACCCTTTAACACTTAAACTATCGGACACATTATAACCCATGATTTTCTTGGAATACGCATCTGTTATTAATGATAAATAACTTGGATTCCTCCTATTTCCTATATAAGTAATATCACTTACCCAAACCTGTTCTGGACGTATAAACTCTAATTTTTTAATCTGATTTTTATGTTTTCTAAATCGATGATGAGAGTTTGTGGTAATGTGATATTTCTTTTTAGGCTTAATCAATAACCGATTTGCTCTTAGTATTTTAAATAATTTATCTCTGCCAACTCCAAGCTCTTTTAAGTCTTCTTTTAATAAATAATACAATTTCCTTGTACCAATTTTTGGCATGATAATACGTTTTGATTTCACTAATTCTATCACTTTAAAACTTAATTGAAGTTTTTCTTTGGTGGATTTAATAGATCGATAATAAACCTGTCTATGAACCCCAAGTAACTCACAGGTAGCTGTTATGCTTTGTTTGTGTTGACTCGAGAAGTCTTTTATTACTTGGGTTCTTGCTTTTTTCTGATAGGAATATTGAACTCTTTTTCTGCAATATCTATCATCATATCAAACAAAATAGCTTTCTTATCCGCTCTTTCTGCTAAATATTCCGCCCTGTTTTTTTGCTTCTCAAGCAATTTAACTTGTTGTTCTAATTCTAAAATACGTTGTTCTGGTGTTTTAGACATACCTTGTTGAATTGTATATTGATAATCAAAGTTACCATATTTTTTTAACCAATTCCGAACTGTAGAAGCTGCTTGAATTCCATACCTGTCTAAAGCACCTGTTGTGGTTAATAATCCTTGCTCAATTTCTTGTACAATTTGTAGTTTTAAGCTTAAACTGTAATCTTTCTGTGTTCGCTTTTTGTAAGTTGAACCTTGTGTTTCCATAATTAAATAGTGTTAGGTGTAACGCTATTTTAGGACGGGACAAAAAGTAAAAACAAAAGACCATTTATTTTGTCACCAAGAGTTTTCCTTAGTATAGAAAATGCTTTTGTAATATGACCTTCTACAGATTTTGTGGAAATATTTAAATAGTCTGCAATTTCTATATTGGTGAGTCCTTCATACTTACTTAATAAAAAGGTTTCCTTACATTTAGGAGGCAGGTTTTGAATTTCTTTTTTAACGAGCTTTATTAACCGCTCCAATGATTTTTCATCTTCTTCCTCCACAATGAAACTCAAGGCATCGATGTGTTTTTTTTCTAAGGCTAAAACGTTTTTTTGTTTTCTATATTGATCAATAAATTCATTGTAAACAGATTTATATAAATAGCTTTTAAAATTAAAATCATCTTTAAGTTTTTGACGTATTTTCCAAATTCTGATAAATACATTCTGAACAATATCTTCAGATAAATCATGGTCATTTGTAAGGCTAAACGCATAAAGACAAAGTTTATGATGGTAGCTGTCTATTAAAAAAGTATACGCTTTTGGCTCTCCTTTTTTTAGAGATTTCAGAAAAGAAATTTGATTTATAAAGATAGTAGGCATAATAAGGGGTATGCTATAAGTAGGTCGTTATAATTGCGAAAATATAAAAAAAATCACCAAAAAAGTAAGGGTTATTTAAAATACTTACGTCTTAGTAGTGTATTAAAGATTAAGTAATGTCCAAAAAAAGTCAAAAATTAATTATACAATTCCTTACAAAGCAAGCTTCTTTTGTTGAGTTAGAAGCGCTCTCTACATGGCTTGAAAACCCCAAAAATGAGAAGGAGTTTATAAACTACATCAAGCTTAACTATGCGATTGATTTCAATATGAAACAATTTGATGCTGCTAGATCAAAAAAAGAATTGCAGAAATTTATTAGTAAAGAACGCCGAATTCGTCAATTGCGTAAAATCCGAAACCTATCTAAATATGCGGCTCTACTCATAACCTTTTTGGGAATTGGGTATTTATATCAAAACAACTATTTTTCGACAGCACCTGAATTTGTGATCCCTTCGGATAGTATTACACTTCAATTAGAAAATGGGGGCATTAAAGTCATTCATGAAGACGATTCTAGTAAAGTACAGGATGCTCAAGGCCGTGTGATTGGTACTCAAAACGGCACACAATTAGTATATAGCAGTCCTCATGCAAAAGAAGAATTGGCATTTAATACACTAACGGTGCCTTATGGGAAACGCTTTGAACTTCAGTTATCGGATGGGACAAAGGTTCATTTGAATTCGGGTACCTCCTTAAAATACCCGGTTAAGTTCATAGAAGGAGCCAATCGTCACGTGTTTTTGGAAGGAGAAGCATTTTTTGATGTAACGTCAAATAAGCAGGCTCCATTTGTTGTGAACGCTGAGGATTTAAATGTAGAAGTCTTTGGAACGGCGTTTAATGTGTCGGCATATCCAGAAGATTCCTCTACGGATGTTGTTTTGGTCGAAGGATCTGTGGCGCTTTATAATGAAAATAAAACGTTAAAAGAGGGCATTACTATTGTGCCTGGAACAAAGGGTTCTCTTATAAAAAAACAAAGCAATATTACTACCGAAAAAGTAGATACAGAGCTTTATACACAATGGATGAAGGGCGGTTTGATTTTTAGAAATAGCAGTTTTGAAACGATTTCTAAAAAACTGGAGCGTCATTATAACGTGAAAATAATAAACACAAATGAACAACTCAATAAAGAGGTTTTTAATGCAAGCTTCAATGAAGATACTATAGAAGTGATCTTGATTTATTTCCAAAACAGTTACAATCTCGAATATAAAATAGAAAAAAATACCATTTATATAGATTAAACTTAAACTAAAAAAGATGAAACATCCATGTAACCGATAAAAAACAATAAATATAAACAGATGAAATAAAAACAAAAAACCTCAATCTAAAACAACAAAATCACTTTGTCTTCTTGAAAAATAGAATAAAAAAACCGGAAAATGCTGTAACATTCCCCGGTATTTATAAGTGATCAACTAAAATCAGTCATTCACTATTTAAACACTTTAAAAATATGAAAAAACTTCATGAAATGAAAGGTAAATCTCTACCTTTTATAAAATTTGATTTAAAAATGAAATTAACAACCCTTTTTGTCTTCGCTACATTTTTTAGTATGCTTGCAAGCAATACAGGGTATTCCCAGACACTCACTTTAAATGAAGAAAACACTTCGATAGTTAAAGTAATTGACAAAATTGAAGCTATGTCAGAGTACAAATTTATTTACAACACTAAATTTGTTGATTTAAATCGGATAGTTTCAATACAACTAAAAGATGCAAGTATTGAAACAGTACTTAGCAGCTTATTTAATAATACATCCACAGCCTATCAAATATTAAGAGAAACACAAATCATTCTTAAACATAAAATGGTTATTGATAAAAGCGATCATTTGGATATGCCTTTGACGACTATCAAGAAACAGCAAAATCAAATTAGCGGAACGATAACCGA from Formosa sp. Hel1_33_131 includes these protein-coding regions:
- a CDS encoding RNA polymerase sigma factor, producing the protein MPTIFINQISFLKSLKKGEPKAYTFLIDSYHHKLCLYAFSLTNDHDLSEDIVQNVFIRIWKIRQKLKDDFNFKSYLYKSVYNEFIDQYRKQKNVLALEKKHIDALSFIVEEEDEKSLERLIKLVKKEIQNLPPKCKETFLLSKYEGLTNIEIADYLNISTKSVEGHITKAFSILRKTLGDKINGLLFLLFVPS
- a CDS encoding transposase, which codes for METQGSTYKKRTQKDYSLSLKLQIVQEIEQGLLTTTGALDRYGIQAASTVRNWLKKYGNFDYQYTIQQGMSKTPEQRILELEQQVKLLEKQKNRAEYLAERADKKAILFDMMIDIAEKEFNIPIRKKQEPK
- a CDS encoding IS3 family transposase, translated to MKDFSSQHKQSITATCELLGVHRQVYYRSIKSTKEKLQLSFKVIELVKSKRIIMPKIGTRKLYYLLKEDLKELGVGRDKLFKILRANRLLIKPKKKYHITTNSHHRFRKHKNQIKKLEFIRPEQVWVSDITYIGNRRNPSYLSLITDAYSKKIMGYNVSDSLSVKGSLNALEMALKNRNYTKEPIIHHSDRGLQYCSNEYQKTLDVNNIKPSMTEKYDPYENAIAERVNGILKQEFDIDKYDTNLETKGKLVQNSIKIYNDFRPHLSNYMLTPKQMHKQNTIKRKQYKNKKGSDKKSLPLIY
- a CDS encoding nuclear transport factor 2 family protein, whose protein sequence is MKKLLYTLTFCSSLFLTAQTAGVFLGEGEDNGKSFTIGSDASVEAIQKTAKDYNSKDVAALMTNYTKEFSEKAMDWSVDWLGSMETITMDPYMIVPVKMEGSENTMVLTWSTEDRDFKDGSKEDLDLMEIFTVDKDNKVTAFSQWVQRLETSNFGLNYGGKFIGDGTSEWSGRPLVFSNRGEVEAIETLVAAYNNRDAEACNAVFAEGAEFLDSEGNKMTLNTELWDSMFTSFTELSWEVKSIVPLKIQNTDTESGVTVFSRERRVHTDGTVWEKELVEWFYFNKEGKIARATQYERSLPKE
- a CDS encoding FecR family protein: MSKKSQKLIIQFLTKQASFVELEALSTWLENPKNEKEFINYIKLNYAIDFNMKQFDAARSKKELQKFISKERRIRQLRKIRNLSKYAALLITFLGIGYLYQNNYFSTAPEFVIPSDSITLQLENGGIKVIHEDDSSKVQDAQGRVIGTQNGTQLVYSSPHAKEELAFNTLTVPYGKRFELQLSDGTKVHLNSGTSLKYPVKFIEGANRHVFLEGEAFFDVTSNKQAPFVVNAEDLNVEVFGTAFNVSAYPEDSSTDVVLVEGSVALYNENKTLKEGITIVPGTKGSLIKKQSNITTEKVDTELYTQWMKGGLIFRNSSFETISKKLERHYNVKIINTNEQLNKEVFNASFNEDTIEVILIYFQNSYNLEYKIEKNTIYID